The following proteins are encoded in a genomic region of Pelodictyon phaeoclathratiforme BU-1:
- the era gene encoding GTPase Era gives MSSSPFSCGFAIIIGPPNAGKSTLLNELLDYKLSIVTPKPQTTRKKITGIYHNEKCQIIFLDTPGIMKPQQKLHESMLGVIRDTLKDADVVIALLPFSGKKDFFDRPFAEELFGNWLKPAGKPVIAVLNKCDLVSAERQEEAEAFVRKSWNPAAVLSVSALKATNLPQLIETIQPFLPLDYPLYPEDTLSTAPERFFVSEIIREKIFLLYGREVPYSTEVVIDEFREQYENDPTRKDLIRCSVIVERETQKQILIGSKGAALKKLGQTARKDIEEMLGRPVFLELFIKVRPDWRKNQNFLKSYGYH, from the coding sequence ATGTCATCTTCTCCTTTTTCCTGCGGTTTCGCCATTATCATCGGGCCGCCCAATGCAGGCAAATCTACCCTGCTTAACGAGCTGCTCGACTACAAGCTCTCCATTGTAACACCCAAGCCGCAAACTACCAGAAAAAAAATTACCGGTATCTACCATAACGAAAAGTGTCAGATTATCTTTCTTGATACGCCGGGAATCATGAAGCCGCAACAAAAACTTCATGAATCGATGCTTGGAGTGATCCGCGATACGCTGAAAGATGCCGATGTGGTCATTGCCCTGCTCCCCTTTTCAGGAAAAAAGGATTTTTTTGACCGCCCTTTCGCCGAAGAGCTTTTTGGCAACTGGCTGAAACCAGCGGGAAAACCGGTTATTGCTGTTCTGAATAAATGTGACCTGGTCAGCGCTGAACGTCAGGAGGAGGCTGAGGCGTTCGTCAGAAAGAGCTGGAACCCGGCTGCCGTGCTCTCGGTTTCGGCATTGAAAGCGACTAACCTCCCGCAGCTTATCGAGACCATTCAGCCGTTTCTTCCGCTCGACTATCCGCTCTATCCGGAAGATACGCTCAGTACGGCTCCGGAACGCTTTTTCGTGAGTGAAATTATCCGCGAAAAAATATTTCTGCTCTATGGCCGTGAGGTTCCCTACTCTACCGAAGTGGTTATTGATGAGTTCCGCGAACAGTACGAAAATGATCCAACAAGAAAGGATCTTATCCGCTGTTCGGTTATCGTTGAACGGGAGACTCAGAAACAGATTCTGATCGGCAGCAAGGGGGCCGCTCTGAAGAAGCTTGGCCAGACGGCAAGAAAGGATATTGAGGAGATGCTGGGCCGCCCGGTCTTCCTTGAGCTCTTTATCAAGGTTCGGCCCGACTGGCGAAAGAATCAGAACTTCCTGAAAAGTTACGGATATCATTAA
- a CDS encoding S8 family peptidase: MNATADTQHGNPLPPAANLFFKTIFLLDEARSVATGDGIVTFERVFFSPARLTAFSKGEFDKKIDDESSIKESYENMIPEEQKLHRCFQVVFKTQELRNAFIHKYKNNNALESVTEEVEVKLFNFQIPPNDTMNSQLWGHQKTNVEAVWDCSRGCGPVVAIVDTGIDTTHPELQHQLWEVYPGVHGINLNNGPISDITDYHPLGHGTHVAGIVAARGNNLYGVIGAAPAAQLMGIRIYGSLPTGSAMAASGIYWAIGLGADVINCSWGVQVPFDPVISLAIGAALAQTPPPVIVAAAGNDGVDAINYYPASDPQVICVAATDINDARAIFSSSLSSNWGSVVDVAAPGKDIWSTVPVSVNSSGFMQLSGTSMAAPHVSAMVAIIRSRLSGLTQPEYLEIVQTYVSTIYPDRYIGTGRIDFTFLKEILCGCGCSPCRYRVILEERRLYYASIRKKFTIAGNSNPPACTLHECTEVTISPSLEPCFKLHWGDSPQDQIETHDTEIIYITACNPYCNITFKGLKIIAIRIIPNYVLPNNEMAVELAASSLICYGTLGPSRCTTREYALITSDTAPGTYSLEFEYCIEEIEYHGYNRGKNSFTLTLVDS; encoded by the coding sequence ATGAACGCAACTGCAGACACTCAACACGGTAACCCTCTGCCACCCGCAGCCAACCTGTTTTTCAAAACCATTTTTTTGCTCGACGAGGCACGCAGCGTCGCAACGGGTGATGGTATTGTAACATTCGAGCGCGTTTTTTTTTCTCCTGCCCGTTTGACGGCATTCTCCAAAGGGGAATTTGATAAAAAAATAGATGATGAATCGAGCATCAAAGAGTCTTATGAAAACATGATTCCTGAAGAACAAAAGCTGCATCGCTGTTTTCAGGTGGTCTTCAAGACTCAGGAATTGCGGAATGCGTTTATCCATAAGTACAAAAATAATAATGCATTAGAGTCGGTGACAGAAGAAGTTGAAGTAAAGCTATTTAACTTCCAGATACCTCCCAACGATACGATGAACAGTCAGCTTTGGGGGCATCAAAAAACCAATGTTGAAGCTGTTTGGGATTGCTCACGAGGATGTGGTCCGGTCGTTGCCATTGTAGATACAGGAATTGACACAACACACCCGGAGCTCCAGCATCAATTATGGGAAGTCTACCCAGGAGTACATGGCATTAACTTAAACAATGGCCCTATATCGGATATTACAGATTATCATCCTCTTGGTCATGGTACTCATGTTGCAGGTATTGTCGCTGCACGTGGAAATAACCTGTATGGCGTTATCGGCGCAGCACCTGCCGCCCAGCTCATGGGAATAAGAATATATGGTAGTTTGCCAACGGGAAGCGCCATGGCGGCTAGTGGCATTTACTGGGCAATAGGGCTCGGTGCTGATGTCATTAACTGTAGTTGGGGGGTTCAGGTACCATTTGACCCTGTTATCTCTTTAGCTATCGGGGCTGCACTTGCTCAGACTCCACCCCCTGTTATTGTAGCTGCCGCAGGAAATGATGGTGTCGATGCAATAAATTATTATCCGGCGAGCGACCCGCAAGTCATTTGTGTAGCAGCGACGGACATAAACGATGCGCGAGCGATATTTTCCAGTTCGTTATCCTCAAACTGGGGAAGTGTCGTCGATGTGGCGGCTCCAGGGAAGGATATCTGGTCTACAGTGCCAGTTAGCGTTAATTCAAGTGGTTTCATGCAACTATCCGGCACCTCGATGGCGGCTCCTCATGTATCTGCTATGGTTGCCATTATCCGTTCGCGTTTGTCCGGGCTTACGCAACCTGAGTATCTGGAGATAGTACAGACCTACGTATCCACCATATATCCCGATCGTTACATCGGAACAGGCCGCATTGATTTTACTTTTTTGAAAGAAATTCTTTGCGGATGTGGCTGCTCACCCTGCCGTTATCGTGTAATCCTGGAAGAACGCCGATTATATTACGCCAGCATTCGAAAAAAGTTTACCATTGCAGGAAATAGTAATCCCCCTGCATGCACTCTGCATGAGTGCACAGAAGTAACGATTTCCCCCAGTCTGGAGCCATGCTTTAAACTGCATTGGGGTGACTCACCTCAGGACCAAATTGAAACTCATGATACAGAAATCATCTATATCACAGCATGCAACCCCTATTGCAACATCACTTTTAAAGGTCTGAAGATTATTGCCATACGTATCATACCAAATTATGTACTCCCTAATAATGAAATGGCAGTTGAGCTTGCAGCGTCAAGCCTTATTTGCTATGGCACGTTAGGACCATCAAGGTGTACTACCCGAGAGTATGCGTTGATTACAAGTGATACAGCCCCCGGCACTTACAGCCTGGAATTTGAGTACTGTATTGAGGAGATTGAGTATCACGGGTATAACCGGGGAAAAAACAGCTTTACACTTACTCTGGTCGATAGCTGA
- a CDS encoding adenine phosphoribosyltransferase has protein sequence MPIKSRIRSIPDYPKKGILFRDITTLIKDPVGFRLVIDSLTQHYLQEGMDFDVIVGIEARGFIIGGALSYALGKGFIPVRKPGKLPADVVSQEYQLEYGSDTIEIHVDALVAGQKVLLVDDLLATGGTALAAAALVEKVGGIVAEMAFIVNLPDIGGERKILEKGYSIYSLTDFEGE, from the coding sequence ATGCCCATTAAATCCCGTATTCGTTCCATTCCCGACTATCCAAAAAAAGGGATCCTCTTTCGCGATATCACCACACTCATCAAGGATCCGGTTGGTTTCCGGCTGGTTATTGACAGTTTGACGCAGCACTATCTGCAAGAGGGGATGGATTTTGATGTTATCGTCGGTATTGAGGCGCGGGGATTCATTATTGGTGGTGCGCTCTCCTATGCGCTTGGCAAAGGCTTCATTCCCGTCAGAAAGCCCGGAAAACTGCCTGCTGATGTTGTTTCGCAGGAGTACCAGCTTGAGTACGGAAGTGACACGATCGAAATTCATGTAGACGCGCTCGTTGCAGGTCAGAAAGTTCTTCTTGTTGACGATCTGCTGGCAACCGGAGGCACAGCCCTTGCAGCCGCAGCATTGGTAGAAAAGGTTGGCGGCATTGTCGCCGAGATGGCATTTATTGTCAATCTTCCCGACATCGGAGGAGAGAGAAAAATCCTTGAAAAGGGCTACAGCATCTACTCCCTTACCGATTTTGAAGGCGAATAA
- the rodA gene encoding rod shape-determining protein RodA, with protein sequence MEKQSKLDLSLLLSMSGLIVFGLMAIYSATNGTGDTTLFYRQLVWAIVGVVALLFVYYNDVRFIRDNSYIFYAVGLLLLVAVLIFGKKIAGQTSWMKIGFLSFQPSEIAKMATILALARFLSDDETDISSIPHLLVALAIPFFPVLLIMLQPDMGTMLTFLPLIASMLILAGFDIYVLMLIVFPVILMISGFFNIYFIFVLALLLMTILRLQHTKFNVHQLFVIGSGLAASLFTHNFASEILKPHQIKRIQTFIDPMSDPRGAGYNALQAKIAISSGGFFGKGFLEGTQTQLRFIPAQWTDFIFCVIAEELGFIGASLLIALFLALILRIIWAIHSINNKFVELTLAGFVSLLCVHVIINIGMTLGMIPVIGVPLPFVSYGGSSLVGNMIMVGLAMNFLRNKRTLGYSGRLG encoded by the coding sequence ATGGAAAAACAATCCAAACTTGATCTCTCGCTTCTGCTATCGATGTCGGGGCTTATTGTTTTCGGGCTCATGGCCATTTACAGCGCAACAAACGGAACGGGCGACACAACCCTTTTTTACCGACAGTTGGTCTGGGCTATCGTTGGCGTGGTCGCCTTGCTCTTTGTCTACTATAACGATGTTCGTTTTATCAGGGATAACTCCTATATCTTTTACGCTGTCGGGCTGCTGCTTCTGGTGGCCGTTCTGATTTTTGGTAAAAAAATAGCAGGACAGACAAGCTGGATGAAAATTGGTTTTTTGAGTTTTCAGCCCTCTGAAATAGCCAAGATGGCGACCATTCTTGCACTCGCAAGATTTCTTTCCGATGACGAAACGGACATCAGCTCAATTCCCCATCTGCTGGTTGCCCTTGCAATTCCCTTTTTCCCCGTCCTGCTCATCATGCTGCAACCGGATATGGGAACCATGCTTACCTTTTTGCCCCTGATTGCCTCCATGCTCATTCTTGCAGGATTTGATATCTATGTTCTGATGTTGATTGTTTTTCCCGTCATTCTCATGATTTCCGGTTTCTTCAATATCTATTTTATTTTTGTTCTTGCATTGCTTCTGATGACCATACTACGTCTTCAACATACGAAATTCAACGTTCATCAGTTGTTTGTTATCGGCTCAGGTCTTGCTGCCAGTCTTTTTACCCACAATTTTGCCAGTGAAATTCTCAAGCCTCATCAGATAAAAAGAATTCAGACCTTTATTGATCCCATGTCAGATCCAAGAGGCGCAGGATATAACGCCCTCCAGGCTAAAATAGCGATCAGTTCAGGCGGTTTTTTTGGTAAAGGATTTCTTGAAGGAACTCAGACGCAACTGCGTTTTATTCCCGCACAGTGGACTGATTTTATTTTTTGTGTTATTGCCGAAGAGCTTGGTTTTATTGGAGCATCCCTTTTGATTGCGCTTTTTCTTGCGCTGATTCTCAGAATAATCTGGGCTATTCATTCAATAAACAACAAATTCGTTGAACTCACACTTGCCGGATTCGTTTCGCTCTTATGTGTCCATGTGATTATCAATATTGGTATGACGCTTGGCATGATTCCGGTCATTGGAGTTCCTCTTCCTTTTGTCTCTTATGGCGGCTCTTCTCTGGTCGGAAATATGATTATGGTTGGGCTGGCAATGAATTTCCTTCGGAACAAAAGAACTCTCGGTTATTCCGGAAGGTTGGGATAA
- the ychF gene encoding redox-regulated ATPase YchF — MSLRCGIVGLPNVGKSTLFNAITAKQAEAANYPFCTIEPNVGTVLVPDERMQQIADVVKTPTLVPATLEIVDIAGLVKGASKGEGLGNQFLSHIREVDAIVHVVRCFEDDNIIHVEGRIDPADDIVTIETELMLADLDSMERRIDRLRKNARKDKELLLQLDVAEKIISGLSDGIPVRKIIETPEEQAIARQFFLLSSKPILFAANVAETDLPDGNHFTRKVAEIAEASGSKMLIISAKTEAEIAELPEEERPEFLESLGLHLSGLDRLIKTAYDLLGLQTYFTAGEKEVHAWTIRKGAAAPEAAGAIHSDFEKGFIRAEVMYYRDLIELGSEQKVKVAGKLRSEGKEYIVRDGDVIVFRFNV; from the coding sequence ATGTCACTTCGCTGCGGCATTGTCGGATTGCCAAATGTCGGAAAGTCCACGCTTTTCAATGCCATCACGGCCAAACAGGCTGAAGCGGCAAATTATCCCTTTTGTACCATTGAGCCCAATGTGGGAACCGTCCTTGTACCGGACGAACGGATGCAGCAGATTGCTGATGTCGTAAAAACACCAACGCTGGTACCGGCAACTCTTGAAATTGTTGATATCGCCGGTCTGGTCAAAGGGGCAAGCAAGGGCGAAGGGCTTGGAAACCAGTTTCTTTCCCATATCAGGGAGGTTGATGCTATCGTCCATGTTGTCCGCTGTTTTGAAGATGACAATATCATCCATGTTGAGGGGAGAATAGATCCTGCTGATGATATCGTCACGATTGAAACGGAGCTGATGCTGGCCGATCTTGACAGTATGGAGCGCCGGATTGACCGACTCCGGAAAAATGCACGAAAGGATAAAGAGCTGCTCCTGCAGCTTGACGTGGCGGAAAAAATTATCAGTGGGCTCAGTGATGGCATTCCTGTCCGCAAGATCATTGAAACCCCGGAGGAGCAGGCAATTGCCCGGCAGTTCTTTCTCCTGTCGTCGAAACCAATCCTCTTTGCTGCAAATGTTGCTGAGACCGACCTTCCGGATGGAAACCACTTCACCAGAAAGGTTGCTGAAATAGCGGAAGCATCGGGCTCAAAAATGCTGATCATCAGTGCAAAAACCGAGGCAGAGATAGCTGAACTGCCCGAGGAGGAGAGACCGGAGTTTCTTGAAAGTCTTGGCCTGCATCTCTCCGGTCTCGACCGGCTGATCAAGACCGCCTATGACCTGCTTGGCCTGCAGACCTATTTTACCGCAGGTGAAAAGGAGGTTCATGCCTGGACGATTCGGAAGGGTGCCGCTGCGCCGGAAGCTGCCGGTGCAATCCACTCTGATTTTGAAAAGGGGTTTATCCGGGCTGAGGTGATGTACTACCGTGACCTTATTGAACTTGGTTCAGAGCAGAAGGTGAAGGTGGCGGGCAAGCTTCGCTCGGAGGGGAAGGAGTATATTGTGAGGGATGGGGATGTTATTGTTTTTCGGTTTAATGTTTGA
- a CDS encoding type II toxin-antitoxin system HicB family antitoxin, with product MRHKYETILYWSEEDSAFIAEIPELPGCMAHGASQEEALANVNEAMLLWIDTATEFGDPIPEPNGRRLMYA from the coding sequence ATGAGACACAAATATGAGACCATCTTATACTGGAGCGAAGAGGATAGCGCTTTTATTGCTGAAATCCCGGAACTTCCTGGTTGCATGGCACATGGTGCCTCACAGGAGGAGGCCCTTGCGAATGTAAATGAGGCGATGCTTCTTTGGATAGATACGGCAACAGAGTTCGGTGACCCAATTCCGGAACCTAATGGTCGTCGTCTTATGTATGCCTGA
- the mtaB gene encoding tRNA (N(6)-L-threonylcarbamoyladenosine(37)-C(2))-methylthiotransferase MtaB, protein MKEHSNKKVAAVTLGCKLNYAETSTILDQLSKKGWLLSSIGERADLIIIHTCAVTKQAEQKCRQKIRAIKRKNPSSKIAVIGCYSQFNPEALSAIDGIDAILGSNDKFDIKRYEDILLGTEPSPLVRVTPANTIEKVYPGYSLPAAASCERTRAFLKIQDGCDNGCSYCAIPLIRGGSRSLPAAHIVERAHLLASSGYREIVLTGVNTGDYRSGGLKLKELLRMLEEVSISRIRISSIEPDIVDRELIALVAGSKKIVPHFHIPLQSGSDRILRAMRRHYDTALYRDRVLMSVENIADCAIGADVMVGYPGETEEDFLKMYHFIEELPLASLHVFSCSIRPGTRLALQITNSERKPVESAEIARRYSELAELGRRHEARFKARYTGKECMVLIERSKPVEAGQPAYSGYTRNYLRVLVESNESQLQHTLPGNEVPVRIDSLDEDLNLKGRVLS, encoded by the coding sequence ATGAAAGAACATAGCAATAAAAAAGTTGCTGCTGTAACACTTGGATGTAAACTGAACTATGCCGAAACATCCACTATTCTTGATCAATTGTCCAAAAAAGGCTGGCTGTTATCGTCGATTGGGGAGAGAGCAGATCTTATTATTATTCATACCTGTGCAGTGACAAAACAGGCAGAACAGAAATGTCGTCAAAAAATAAGGGCGATTAAAAGAAAAAATCCCTCCAGCAAAATTGCTGTTATTGGTTGTTATTCCCAGTTCAACCCTGAAGCGCTTTCCGCAATAGATGGAATAGATGCAATCCTCGGCAGTAACGATAAATTTGACATAAAACGATATGAAGATATTCTGCTCGGGACGGAGCCATCACCCCTTGTCAGGGTTACGCCAGCCAACACGATTGAAAAGGTATACCCAGGCTATTCACTGCCGGCAGCAGCAAGTTGTGAACGAACCCGTGCATTTTTGAAAATACAGGATGGTTGCGACAATGGCTGTTCCTACTGTGCAATTCCCCTGATCAGGGGAGGGTCACGATCCCTGCCTGCTGCCCATATTGTCGAGCGAGCCCATCTGCTGGCCTCGTCCGGATATCGGGAGATTGTGCTTACCGGTGTCAATACCGGTGATTATCGTTCTGGAGGCCTCAAGCTGAAAGAGCTGTTACGCATGCTTGAAGAGGTCAGTATCAGTCGTATTCGTATCAGCTCCATAGAGCCCGACATTGTTGACCGTGAGCTGATTGCACTTGTTGCAGGATCAAAAAAAATTGTACCCCATTTTCATATTCCCCTTCAAAGTGGTTCCGACAGAATCCTCAGGGCCATGCGCCGCCATTACGATACGGCACTCTATCGCGACCGGGTGTTGATGTCGGTTGAAAACATTGCTGACTGTGCAATTGGAGCCGATGTCATGGTTGGCTATCCAGGAGAAACAGAAGAAGATTTTCTGAAGATGTACCATTTTATTGAAGAACTTCCTCTTGCCTCCCTTCATGTGTTCAGTTGTTCAATTCGTCCCGGAACCCGGCTTGCCCTCCAGATCACAAACAGTGAGCGCAAACCCGTTGAATCCGCAGAGATCGCCCGGCGCTACAGCGAACTTGCAGAGCTTGGCCGTCGGCATGAAGCCCGCTTCAAGGCACGTTATACCGGAAAAGAGTGCATGGTACTCATCGAGCGCTCAAAGCCCGTGGAGGCGGGGCAGCCCGCATACAGCGGTTATACCCGAAACTACCTCAGAGTCCTGGTTGAGAGCAACGAAAGCCAATTGCAACACACCCTTCCAGGAAATGAAGTGCCGGTACGGATCGACTCCCTCGATGAGGATTTGAATTTAAAAGGGAGAGTGCTATCTTGA
- the murI gene encoding glutamate racemase, with amino-acid sequence MLHHKVTTEAPIGIFDSGIGGLTVVKAVQAALPFERILYFGDTARVPYGPKSQVTIRKYAADDTAMLMRYQPKIIIVACNTVSALALDVVQKSCGVIPVTGVLRAGARLATEVTRNNRIGVIGTRATVSSNAYGIAINEFNSEIEVVSRACPLFVPLAEEGFIDHLATRLIAEEYLAEITREGIDTLVLGCTHYPILRKVIEEIVGPEIRIIDSAEAVALRTRELLEESGHLSSSLKVSAPHLLVSDLPQKFSMLYQLFMGSELPDVELVEV; translated from the coding sequence ATGCTGCACCATAAAGTTACCACTGAGGCTCCCATAGGTATTTTTGATTCTGGTATTGGCGGGCTGACTGTTGTGAAGGCTGTACAGGCGGCTTTGCCGTTCGAGCGCATTCTCTATTTTGGCGATACGGCAAGGGTACCCTATGGGCCGAAATCACAGGTTACCATCAGGAAGTATGCTGCCGACGATACGGCTATGCTTATGCGCTATCAGCCGAAAATAATCATTGTGGCCTGCAATACGGTCTCTGCTCTTGCCCTTGATGTCGTTCAGAAATCATGCGGCGTGATCCCTGTTACCGGGGTTCTGAGGGCGGGCGCCAGGCTTGCCACCGAGGTGACAAGAAACAACCGGATCGGGGTTATCGGCACCCGGGCAACGGTCTCTTCGAATGCCTATGGTATTGCGATCAATGAATTTAATTCGGAGATCGAGGTTGTTTCGCGAGCCTGTCCTCTTTTTGTGCCGCTGGCTGAGGAGGGGTTTATTGACCATCTGGCAACAAGGCTTATCGCTGAAGAGTATCTGGCAGAAATTACCAGAGAGGGAATCGATACGCTGGTACTGGGCTGTACACACTATCCGATTCTGCGCAAGGTGATTGAAGAGATTGTTGGCCCTGAAATCCGTATCATCGACTCGGCTGAAGCTGTTGCCCTCAGAACGAGAGAGCTCCTTGAGGAATCGGGCCATCTTTCCTCTTCCCTGAAGGTATCTGCACCGCACCTTCTGGTCAGCGATCTGCCACAGAAATTCAGCATGCT
- the cmk gene encoding (d)CMP kinase: MKQETGKKRIIIAIDGPAASGKSTTARKVAHLLGYTYIDTGAMYRSVTLKALKQGVLDSLHHSPESVSGLLHDIVIHFEGDHVFLDGEDVTAEIRSNQVSREVSFISSLKPVRDRLREMQQHLGRQRGVVMDGRDIGTVVFPDAELKIYLVADARERAKRRHAELTAKSAEGVELPDLDSLEQEITKRDRDDAEREHAPLKKHPEAYEIDTSAMTIERQVEMVCQLARARE; this comes from the coding sequence GTGAAACAGGAAACGGGAAAAAAACGTATCATTATTGCCATTGACGGTCCGGCTGCATCCGGAAAAAGTACTACAGCACGCAAGGTCGCGCACCTGCTCGGGTACACCTATATTGATACCGGCGCCATGTACCGGAGTGTAACTCTCAAGGCTCTGAAGCAGGGAGTTCTTGATAGCCTGCACCATTCCCCCGAGAGCGTTTCCGGTTTGCTTCACGATATTGTCATCCATTTTGAGGGCGACCACGTTTTTCTTGATGGCGAGGATGTCACTGCCGAAATCAGATCGAACCAGGTGAGTCGCGAAGTCAGTTTTATCAGTTCACTCAAACCGGTACGTGACCGACTTCGTGAGATGCAGCAGCATCTCGGCCGTCAGCGGGGCGTTGTCATGGATGGGCGCGACATCGGCACCGTTGTCTTTCCCGATGCAGAGCTGAAAATCTATCTTGTTGCAGACGCCCGCGAAAGGGCCAAAAGGCGCCATGCCGAACTGACGGCAAAGTCTGCCGAAGGTGTTGAGCTGCCAGATCTTGACTCGCTTGAACAGGAGATAACGAAAAGGGACCGGGATGATGCCGAAAGAGAACATGCCCCCTTGAAAAAACATCCCGAAGCCTATGAAATTGATACATCAGCAATGACCATCGAGCGTCAGGTAGAGATGGTCTGCCAACTTGCGCGGGCAAGGGAGTGA
- the rpsA gene encoding 30S ribosomal protein S1 yields MAEAFTQEKKVKERPARKKLKFFAHYEPAELALMEQLYSSTLNEITEDEIIKGRIVSISNKDVTIDVGFKSEGIVSLLEFRAEDEVQVGDDVEVYLENIEDKMGQLILSKKKADVLRIWDKIYDSIENDTIINGKIINRVKGGMTVSLSGVEAFLPGSQIDVKPVRDFDALVGQTMDFRVVKINPVTQNIVVSHKVILEEAYAARREEMLANIKVGMVLEGTVKNITDFGIFVDLGGLDGLVHITDITWGRINHPSEVVDLDQPIKVVVVGFDENTKRVSLGMKQLESHPWENIEVKYPVTSKAQGRVVSITDYGAFVEIEKGIEGLVHISEMSWTQHIKHPGQFVTLGQEVECVILNIDKDHTKLSLSMKRVNEDPWIALSEKYIEGSLHKGTVSNITDFGVFVELEPGVDGLVHISDLSWTKKIRHPSELVKKNQDLEVKVLKFDVHARRIALGHKQINQDPWDEFEQKYAVGAETPGEISQIIEKGVIVILPGDVDGFVPVSHLLQGGVKDIHSSFKIGDALPLRVIEFDKENKRIILSALEYFKDKNKEEIEAYLAAHPNEKKEIEAATAELEPPVKSSEKKVSESVK; encoded by the coding sequence ATGGCAGAAGCATTCACACAGGAAAAAAAGGTCAAGGAAAGACCGGCAAGAAAAAAACTCAAATTTTTTGCGCATTACGAGCCCGCTGAACTTGCATTGATGGAGCAGCTTTATTCAAGCACGCTCAACGAAATCACCGAAGACGAAATTATCAAGGGCAGAATTGTCTCGATATCCAACAAGGATGTTACCATTGATGTTGGTTTCAAGTCGGAAGGTATCGTCTCTCTGCTTGAATTCAGGGCTGAAGATGAAGTACAGGTAGGCGATGATGTTGAAGTCTATCTTGAGAACATCGAAGACAAGATGGGACAGCTCATTCTTTCCAAGAAGAAAGCCGATGTTCTGAGAATCTGGGACAAGATCTATGATTCAATCGAGAACGATACCATCATCAATGGCAAGATCATCAATCGTGTCAAGGGTGGCATGACGGTCTCCCTTTCTGGTGTCGAAGCCTTCCTTCCCGGTTCGCAGATTGATGTAAAGCCGGTTCGTGATTTCGATGCCCTTGTTGGCCAGACCATGGACTTCAGGGTTGTCAAAATCAATCCGGTTACCCAGAATATTGTTGTCAGCCATAAAGTTATTCTCGAAGAGGCTTATGCCGCCCGTCGTGAAGAGATGCTCGCCAACATCAAGGTTGGCATGGTACTCGAAGGCACAGTCAAGAACATCACCGACTTCGGTATCTTTGTCGATCTTGGCGGTCTGGACGGTCTGGTACACATTACCGATATCACCTGGGGCAGAATCAACCATCCTTCAGAGGTTGTTGATCTTGACCAGCCCATCAAGGTTGTGGTTGTCGGCTTTGACGAGAACACCAAGAGAGTCTCTCTTGGCATGAAACAGCTTGAATCACATCCTTGGGAAAATATCGAGGTCAAATATCCCGTCACATCCAAGGCACAGGGTCGTGTTGTCTCCATTACCGATTACGGCGCTTTTGTTGAAATCGAAAAGGGTATCGAAGGCCTCGTCCACATCTCGGAAATGAGTTGGACCCAGCACATCAAGCATCCAGGGCAGTTCGTCACCTTGGGGCAGGAAGTCGAATGTGTGATCCTCAATATCGACAAGGATCATACCAAGCTCTCCCTCTCCATGAAACGGGTGAACGAAGATCCATGGATTGCCCTTTCAGAAAAATATATCGAAGGTTCACTGCACAAGGGAACAGTCAGCAACATCACCGATTTCGGTGTCTTTGTTGAGCTTGAGCCCGGTGTTGACGGTCTGGTACACATTTCCGACCTCTCATGGACCAAAAAAATCCGTCATCCAAGTGAACTGGTCAAAAAGAACCAGGATCTGGAAGTCAAAGTACTCAAGTTTGACGTACATGCACGCCGTATTGCCCTCGGTCACAAGCAGATCAACCAGGATCCCTGGGACGAGTTCGAGCAGAAATATGCAGTAGGCGCCGAAACACCCGGAGAGATCTCACAGATCATCGAGAAAGGCGTTATTGTCATTCTTCCTGGAGATGTCGATGGATTTGTTCCAGTATCACATCTGCTTCAGGGTGGCGTAAAGGATATTCACTCATCCTTCAAGATTGGTGATGCCCTGCCGCTTCGTGTCATTGAATTCGACAAGGAGAACAAGCGCATCATTCTCTCAGCCCTTGAGTACTTCAAAGACAAAAACAAGGAAGAGATCGAAGCCTACCTGGCAGCTCATCCCAATGAGAAAAAAGAGATTGAGGCAGCAACCGCTGAACTCGAACCTCCGGTCAAATCCAGCGAGAAAAAAGTGAGCGAAAGCGTTAAATAA